One Maribacter sp. HTCC2170 genomic window, AAAATAAAAGTCCACCAAACATCGTGAGTTTTAGAAAGAATAGAGACCTGTTTTTTTCATTGCTTTTTAAATAGCCTACCGAACGCGCCATGAAATAACCACTGGAAATCAAAAACAAGGTGTTTATGGTACCAATAGATGCATTTAACTGCAATCTTGAGTTATGAAACATTTCAAATTCTTGCCTACCATAATAAACCATCGCGACTAGTGCAGCACCAAAAGTAAGCAGCTCTAAAAAAATTATAATCCACATAAGAACGCCGCCCGGTGGATAGTAAATACTTTTATGATCAATAGCTCCGGATTTCATTAGCTCTGGTGTTTAATCTTTTCATACAGTTTTACCAATGATTGTAACAGTTCAACCGGAGTGGTTAGAATCTGATAATGGTTTTGACCGAACATTTGTGGCAAATAATATTTGGCCTGTGCTTCAATAGCCAAGGCATAGGAATTTATCTGACGTTCATTGAGTTCTCTTAGGGCCTGCTTCACGTCATTTACTCCATATTTACCCTCATATTTATCATAGTCATTGGGTTTTCCATCTGAGATTAGAACTACCCATTTGTTCTTGGTGTCTCTTTTATCCAATAGGGCGCCAGAATGTCTTAAAGCTGCACCAATACGCGTATAACCACTTGGTTCAACAGCACCCACCTTGAATTTGGCTCGGTTCCAATCTTCATCAAAACCTTTAATGGTCAAATAGGTGGAATGGTTTCTGGTCTTCGAGTAAAAACAATCAATTGAAAAATCAATATTGAATTCGTTCAAAATCTCACCAAACAAAATAGAAACCTCTTTTTCTACATCGATAACCCTATTGCCGGCAGCATAACCATCACTGGATAAACTGATATCCAATAAGAGCAAAATAGAAAGGTCCTTTTCTTTTTTTCTTTTTGACAAATAAATTTTTTCTGATGGAGTATGCCCTGAATGCACATCAACGAACAAATCGGTAATAGCATCAATATCAAATTCTTCTCCCTGAGTCTGTCGTCGCTGCTGTTGGAATTTATTATTGACCGTAGTCAACATTTTACGCAAACCTGTTAATGTGGAATTGTTCTTGGCAATGGTTCTCTTGTAATAATCAACATCGGCCTTTAGATTTGTCTTGGGATAGACCTTGCAAAAATCTTCTTTATAAGATCTTGTCGAATAATCCCATTCATCGTAAGTTACATGATAACTTGAAGAATTGTTCTCTGCACTTTCTGCGATGGTTGTATTCTCAATAAACTCTGCCTGGTATACCGAATGTGCGGTGTCATCAACACGAACGGTATATTTCATATTCAAATCCTCTAACGCATTGGAGTGTTCGTCAAGTTCATCATCACCATCCATGTCACGGAAGTTGCCACCAAATTCCTCTGCTGTTTCTACTTTTTCAAATTGATGTTGCAATACAGCATCATCCATCTGTTTTTGGTCTATTTGTACGGAAATAATCTCTTCAACAGCATTTGATTTAAGTATGGTCTCAGGCTTTTCTTCTTCCGCTTTTTTTACCTTATCGGTAAAATTCTCTAATTGTTTTGATGCCTCATTATCCGGTACATCACGCATCCATTTCCCATAAATAAAGGAATAATCGACCAATTGTTCATTTTTTGAAATCTCCTTATAATATGATTTGAATTTTTCGTGGTATTCTTTTGTTATCGGAAATTGCTCAAACAAAGAACTCAATACCTGTTGAGAGTTCTCAAAAGACTTTTTCTGGGATTCTTTGAGTTCGTATTCTTGATTGTCTTTCCAATTCAAATCCAAATTCTTTTGAACGGATAAATACAGGATACGAAATAAGTAAAAAGCAATATTTTCATCAGACGATTGAAAATCTGCAAACTTAGTTGGAAGAAAAAAATTATCATTTCTATAACCTCCCTCCCGCTCTGCATCATAAATCTCTATTGCTCTGCCGGTAATGGCACGGGCAAAAATGGTTAAACGTGGCTTCAGGTCTTCTAGTTTTACCGTATGCGCAATTTGCTCCTGCTTTGCCTTTTTCCGTCTTTTAAAATAGTGGGCAAATTTGGTGAAGAGATACTCATCGGGTTCAAACTCAAACATACTTCCTTGATAAAACTATTAGATCATTAAATCGCACAGATCTTTTAGAGCCTCAACAACCTCTAGATCATCTGTTAAGGGCTCAACTACTGCTACCCTAACTGAAAGTCTTTTGGGCAGCCCGCTATGAATCAATTTTGCAGCATCAACCAACAATCGCGTCGAAACTGTTTCTGTTAATCCAAGTTCAGTCAAATTCCTTATTTTGGTAGCTATATTCACTAATTTTTTTGCTGTCCCCTCGTCAATCTCAGTTTCAGAAACCAATATTTCTTGCTCAATTTTAGCCTCGGGATAATCAAAGGAAACTGCAACGAAACGTTGCCTAGTTGACGGTTTCAGTTCTTTGAACCCACGTTGGTATCCTGGATTAAAGGATGCTACCAACATAAAGTCTTCATGGGCTCTAACAGTCTCTCCTAGTTTATCAATAAACAATTCGCGTCTGTGATCGGTTAAAGAATGTATGGCAACGATAACATCAGGTCTTGCCTCTGCTATTTCATCCAAATAAATTATAGCGCCTTCCTTTACTGCCATAGTCAAAGGACCGTCCATCCATACCGTCTCAGCTCCTTTAATGATATAACGACCTATTAAATCTGTAGAAGATGTTTCTTCATGACAAGAAATAGTTAGCAATTTCTTGCCCAACTCATGGGCCATGTACTCAATAAACCTAGATTTACCAGTACCGGTTGGCCCTTTAAGTAAAAAAGGAATTTTACTCTTATAGGAATGTTCGAATACCTCAACTTCTTTGCCTATGGTATGATAATATGGTGCTTCTATCACGTGATCTTAGTTTGTTTGTGGTGAATATGAAAATAATTTTGGTTTAAAGGTAAACATTACCCATGCCCAACTATTATTTGCGTCTTTATCTCCTCCTTTTAATACCTCCATTGTTTCTGTGGCGAATATTTTTGAATAGCCAGCGTTCAATGCAATATTATCGGCCAATTTATAACCAATTGTTAGGTCAATTTCTGTTCCCAATCCATTATCCATTTTCGTTGCCCCATTATATACATCTGCTGCAGCTGAGAAAATATGTGGAATTATTTTGGCTGAAAACTTATCCTTACTAAACCCAAGAGAAGCATAAATATCAGTTAGACCAACAGAACCTCCATGATTGCCAACATAAAAATAATCCATCCAACCATTAAATTTATGGTTAGTCCCGAATAATGGAGCAAAGGATTTGACATCAGCGTTTGTATCATTTTGATCTTTCCCTGAAAGATACTCAAAACCACCTCCGAGTGAAACATTATCACTAATCTTATAGCCCACATTACCAGAAAAATACGATGCGCTTACATCAGTATTTCTAGTTTTTCCAGTCTGCAAATAAACTGCCCCATCCGCATTGAAATCTCCAGATTTATAGGTTACTCTTGGACCGAACGTCATTGTATAATCAATGGTTTGTTCATCAGAACTGTCCAAATATTCTATTCCTGTATTCAGAGCCAAAACACTTAATCCGAATTTATCAAAAGCACCGTGATACCATACATACTGAAGTGATTTATAGCCTGCAGCATTACTGTATAGATTATCTATTCCAGCCTGACTGTCTGCATTGAGTGCCAATCCAAAATCTAACTTGTTATTCTCATCAGGAACGAATTTCAAGACAAAAGCGTCATGGCTTCTGGCCTGTTGTGCCCAACCTACATTACCAAAAATACGGTGGTCATCATAAACAATTTCTTGTCTACCCAGCTTTAACGAAAGCTTGTCCGATAGTAT contains:
- a CDS encoding cytochrome c oxidase subunit 3 → MKSGAIDHKSIYYPPGGVLMWIIIFLELLTFGAALVAMVYYGRQEFEMFHNSRLQLNASIGTINTLFLISSGYFMARSVGYLKSNEKNRSLFFLKLTMFGGLLFLALKSVEYYFKIDAGLTVGHNTFFTFYWMLTLFHVIHVIVGLVILASVYFGLKKEISTVSIDDMEASAAFWHMCDLIWLLLFPVIYLLF
- a CDS encoding CbbQ/NirQ/NorQ/GpvN family protein translates to MIEAPYYHTIGKEVEVFEHSYKSKIPFLLKGPTGTGKSRFIEYMAHELGKKLLTISCHEETSSTDLIGRYIIKGAETVWMDGPLTMAVKEGAIIYLDEIAEARPDVIVAIHSLTDHRRELFIDKLGETVRAHEDFMLVASFNPGYQRGFKELKPSTRQRFVAVSFDYPEAKIEQEILVSETEIDEGTAKKLVNIATKIRNLTELGLTETVSTRLLVDAAKLIHSGLPKRLSVRVAVVEPLTDDLEVVEALKDLCDLMI
- a CDS encoding alginate export family protein, producing the protein MKKMFFLFVLLTLFSNTISAQQFDLSAEVRPRYENTHGVKTLINDDVDGANFISQRTRLNFGFKQEKIRLGVSLQNVRVWGDVSTLSSNDNANALHEAWAEAILSDKLSLKLGRQEIVYDDHRIFGNVGWAQQARSHDAFVLKFVPDENNKLDFGLALNADSQAGIDNLYSNAAGYKSLQYVWYHGAFDKFGLSVLALNTGIEYLDSSDEQTIDYTMTFGPRVTYKSGDFNADGAVYLQTGKTRNTDVSASYFSGNVGYKISDNVSLGGGFEYLSGKDQNDTNADVKSFAPLFGTNHKFNGWMDYFYVGNHGGSVGLTDIYASLGFSKDKFSAKIIPHIFSAAADVYNGATKMDNGLGTEIDLTIGYKLADNIALNAGYSKIFATETMEVLKGGDKDANNSWAWVMFTFKPKLFSYSPQTN
- a CDS encoding nitric oxide reductase activation protein NorD produces the protein MFEFEPDEYLFTKFAHYFKRRKKAKQEQIAHTVKLEDLKPRLTIFARAITGRAIEIYDAEREGGYRNDNFFLPTKFADFQSSDENIAFYLFRILYLSVQKNLDLNWKDNQEYELKESQKKSFENSQQVLSSLFEQFPITKEYHEKFKSYYKEISKNEQLVDYSFIYGKWMRDVPDNEASKQLENFTDKVKKAEEEKPETILKSNAVEEIISVQIDQKQMDDAVLQHQFEKVETAEEFGGNFRDMDGDDELDEHSNALEDLNMKYTVRVDDTAHSVYQAEFIENTTIAESAENNSSSYHVTYDEWDYSTRSYKEDFCKVYPKTNLKADVDYYKRTIAKNNSTLTGLRKMLTTVNNKFQQQRRQTQGEEFDIDAITDLFVDVHSGHTPSEKIYLSKRKKEKDLSILLLLDISLSSDGYAAGNRVIDVEKEVSILFGEILNEFNIDFSIDCFYSKTRNHSTYLTIKGFDEDWNRAKFKVGAVEPSGYTRIGAALRHSGALLDKRDTKNKWVVLISDGKPNDYDKYEGKYGVNDVKQALRELNERQINSYALAIEAQAKYYLPQMFGQNHYQILTTPVELLQSLVKLYEKIKHQS